One window of Candidatus Microthrix subdominans genomic DNA carries:
- a CDS encoding DUF222 domain-containing protein → MAALRRRLRSDELAACSAAGSGVADPAAAGALAQAGLAIDELFVAGVDPEDSRDAVVWIEELERLGRRVDAARSVLVERIQSKVLHTADGHGSAKIMVRHVARLTEAEALARSKTARLGRHLSKVTAAWKAGEVSTCAVRALGRVDANPRVMAAMCQREDEFLADAQTMGAKSFAHKVHRWARLIDEDGPTPPNERNHAKRDVRLVQNPWDLSWDLTGFFGAGQGAELREILDRYVDAEFKADWEAAVARLGEEVLARGGISKEDLDRTDAQRRADALVKIFRDAAAADGSAVPVGWVHNIHWSAAAYEEMLAAMDHDRAPRFDPDTFMCRTEDGHDVDPTEAAANSLLHKVRRVIVNAAGVVIDLGRARRFTGSARTAATATYTHCIWPGCHAPASRCEIDHLHEHGKGGSTTQANSAPLCGKHNRWKQKGFRIQRDPTGNWHTTRPDGSQLE, encoded by the coding sequence TTGGCGGCCCTGCGCCGGCGGTTGCGAAGCGATGAGTTGGCGGCCTGCTCGGCGGCCGGTTCGGGGGTGGCCGATCCGGCTGCGGCTGGGGCGTTGGCTCAGGCTGGGTTGGCGATCGATGAGTTGTTTGTGGCTGGGGTCGATCCGGAAGATTCTCGTGATGCGGTCGTGTGGATCGAAGAGCTGGAGCGTCTGGGGCGTCGGGTGGATGCGGCCCGGTCGGTGTTGGTGGAACGGATCCAATCCAAGGTGTTGCACACCGCTGATGGTCATGGGTCGGCCAAGATCATGGTCCGTCATGTCGCTCGTTTGACCGAGGCGGAGGCGTTGGCCCGCTCGAAGACCGCCAGGCTTGGCCGTCATCTGTCGAAGGTGACCGCCGCGTGGAAGGCCGGGGAGGTGTCAACGTGTGCGGTCCGTGCCCTGGGGCGGGTCGATGCGAACCCTCGGGTGATGGCGGCGATGTGTCAACGCGAGGACGAGTTCCTGGCTGATGCCCAAACGATGGGCGCCAAGAGTTTTGCGCACAAGGTGCATCGTTGGGCACGGCTGATCGATGAGGACGGCCCGACCCCGCCGAACGAACGCAACCATGCGAAGCGTGATGTCCGTTTGGTGCAAAACCCGTGGGATCTGTCGTGGGACCTGACCGGGTTCTTCGGCGCTGGGCAGGGTGCTGAGCTGCGGGAGATCCTCGACCGGTATGTCGATGCCGAGTTCAAGGCCGATTGGGAGGCCGCCGTTGCCCGTTTGGGTGAGGAGGTGTTGGCCCGCGGTGGGATTTCAAAGGAGGACCTGGACCGCACCGATGCCCAACGCCGCGCCGACGCCCTCGTGAAAATCTTCCGCGACGCCGCCGCTGCTGACGGCTCCGCGGTGCCCGTCGGCTGGGTGCACAACATCCACTGGTCAGCCGCCGCCTATGAGGAAATGCTCGCAGCGATGGACCACGATCGTGCGCCACGGTTCGATCCGGACACGTTCATGTGTCGCACCGAGGACGGCCACGACGTCGACCCGACCGAAGCCGCAGCGAACAGCCTGCTCCACAAAGTCCGACGGGTGATCGTCAACGCGGCAGGTGTGGTGATCGATTTGGGCCGGGCGCGACGGTTCACCGGATCGGCAAGAACCGCCGCCACCGCCACATATACGCACTGCATCTGGCCGGGATGCCACGCACCCGCCAGCCGCTGCGAGATCGACCACCTCCACGAACACGGCAAAGGCGGCTCGACAACGCAGGCGAACTCGGCTCCGTTGTGCGGCAAACACAACCGCTGGAAACAGAAGGGCTTCCGGATCCAGCGGGACCCGACCGGCAACTGGCACACCACCCGCCCCGACGGCAGCCAACTCGAATGA
- a CDS encoding alpha/beta hydrolase, which yields MASIKTNGITMEYESTGDGEPLLLIMGLGGQLTDWPENVPELLASRGFRVIAVDNRDQGLSTEMDWTPPSQAKSVLGTVVGRPPKAGYLLSDMAADTAGLLDALGLDSAHVVGASMGGMIAQTLAIEHPSRVRSLTSIMSNTGDRKAGRPAARLLAAMARLPEATPATAVDRSVQTFKLISGPHFDEEVHRRRAAHSVARSFRPAGTARQTAAIMASPDRTGGLRSLRVPTLVVHGLLDPLVRPSGGIATAKAVPDSRLLMYPDMGHDLPAPRLGETIEAIRRNAERAG from the coding sequence ATGGCTTCGATCAAGACCAACGGCATCACGATGGAGTACGAATCCACCGGCGATGGCGAGCCGCTGCTGTTGATCATGGGCCTCGGCGGCCAGCTGACCGACTGGCCCGAGAACGTTCCCGAGCTGCTGGCGAGCCGAGGCTTTCGCGTGATCGCCGTCGACAACCGCGACCAAGGCCTCTCGACGGAGATGGACTGGACCCCGCCGTCCCAAGCCAAGTCGGTCCTGGGCACGGTGGTCGGCCGACCGCCCAAGGCCGGCTATTTGCTCTCCGACATGGCGGCTGACACCGCAGGCCTGCTCGATGCGCTCGGCCTGGATTCCGCTCACGTCGTCGGTGCGTCGATGGGCGGGATGATCGCCCAGACCCTGGCGATCGAACACCCCTCCCGAGTGAGGTCCCTGACGTCGATCATGTCCAACACCGGGGACCGCAAGGCCGGCCGCCCCGCCGCCCGGTTGCTCGCCGCCATGGCCCGGCTGCCCGAAGCGACCCCCGCCACAGCGGTCGACCGGTCGGTGCAGACCTTCAAGCTCATCTCGGGCCCCCACTTCGACGAAGAGGTCCACCGCCGACGCGCCGCTCACAGCGTCGCCCGCTCATTCCGACCGGCGGGCACCGCCCGCCAGACCGCTGCGATCATGGCCAGCCCCGACCGCACCGGTGGTCTGCGCTCGCTGCGGGTGCCCACCCTGGTCGTCCACGGCCTGCTCGACCCGTTGGTGCGCCCCAGCGGTGGCATCGCCACCGCCAAGGCCGTGCCGGACTCCCGTCTGCTGATGTACCCCGACATGGGCCATGACCTCCCCGCACCTCGCCTCGGCGAGACGATCGAGGCCATCCGACGCAACGCCGAGCGGGCAGGCTGA
- a CDS encoding class I SAM-dependent methyltransferase, whose amino-acid sequence MLEALPPVNDARLAVRVTSDALRQIRGGHPWVYDASITSLNHRGAPGDLAIVFDQKRKFAAIGLYDPDGPIALRIIHVGKPRPIDDHFWAEKVADAAQLRRPLMDVEPGGRPAYRLINGENDALPGFVVDRYADTLVVKVYSPVWFPHLRHLVEALIDETGAAAVVLRLARNVAAGDTFGLADGDVIAGVLAQNPVAFTEGGLSFEADVRAGQKTGHFLDQRANRMRVGELAAGCDVLDLFASTGGFTVHAAAGGATSVHSVDLSAPTLAATKRNLALNAHLPAVAACTTTSEVGDAFEVMSALARAGNTYDLVIIDPPSFAQKRSSVDGALRAYARLTHLALPLVRPGGTLVQASCSSRVSAEAFFSAVLDAADVAGDELIELARTGHDLDHPVTFPEGAYLKAGFWTVR is encoded by the coding sequence GTGCTCGAAGCGCTCCCTCCGGTCAACGATGCCCGGCTCGCCGTGCGGGTCACCAGCGATGCCCTGCGCCAGATCCGCGGCGGTCACCCCTGGGTGTACGACGCCTCGATCACGTCGCTCAACCACCGGGGAGCCCCGGGTGACCTGGCGATCGTCTTCGACCAGAAGCGCAAGTTTGCCGCCATCGGACTGTACGACCCCGACGGCCCGATCGCGTTGCGCATCATCCACGTCGGCAAGCCCCGCCCGATCGACGACCACTTCTGGGCAGAGAAGGTGGCCGACGCGGCGCAGCTGCGCCGGCCGTTGATGGACGTTGAGCCCGGCGGCCGTCCCGCCTACCGCCTGATCAACGGCGAGAACGACGCGTTGCCGGGCTTCGTCGTCGACCGCTACGCCGACACGCTGGTGGTCAAGGTGTACTCGCCGGTGTGGTTCCCCCACCTGCGGCACCTGGTCGAAGCGCTCATCGACGAAACGGGGGCGGCGGCCGTCGTGCTGCGCCTGGCCCGCAACGTGGCGGCGGGCGACACGTTTGGCCTGGCGGACGGCGACGTAATCGCCGGGGTGCTCGCGCAGAACCCGGTCGCGTTCACCGAGGGTGGGCTGAGCTTCGAGGCCGACGTGCGCGCCGGGCAGAAAACCGGGCACTTCCTCGACCAACGGGCCAACCGCATGCGGGTGGGCGAGCTGGCGGCGGGATGCGACGTGCTCGACCTGTTTGCGTCCACCGGCGGGTTCACCGTGCACGCCGCCGCCGGAGGCGCCACCAGCGTGCACAGCGTCGACCTGTCGGCGCCCACCTTGGCGGCGACGAAGAGGAACCTGGCCCTCAACGCCCACCTCCCCGCTGTGGCCGCCTGTACCACCACCTCCGAGGTCGGGGACGCGTTCGAGGTGATGAGCGCGCTGGCCCGGGCCGGCAACACCTACGACCTGGTCATCATCGATCCGCCGTCGTTCGCCCAAAAGCGCTCCAGCGTCGACGGCGCACTTCGGGCCTATGCCCGCCTCACCCACCTGGCACTCCCGCTGGTTCGACCGGGCGGCACGCTCGTGCAGGCGTCGTGTTCCAGCAGGGTCTCTGCCGAGGCATTCTTCTCGGCTGTGCTCGATGCAGCCGACGTCGCCGGCGATGAACTGATCGAGCTGGCGCGCACCGGCCACGATCTCGACCACCCGGTTACCTTCCCCGAGGGCGCCTACTTGAAGGCGGGCTTTTGGACGGTGCGATGA
- a CDS encoding glucose 1-dehydrogenase: METDVVVDPEVRPPEVLFDLSGRVAVVTGASSGLGRRFARVLHAAGAHVVLAARRQDRLVKLAAELNDLPGRARVVVQACDVTDEVATQALVDRTVAEFGSVDVLVNNAGLGEAVRAIDETNDHVRATLEVNLVGLFTLSRQAAAVMLEAGSGSIVNIASMLGLVASAPVQQAAYCAAKGGVVNLTRQLGAEWGRKGVRVNAIAPGWFHSEMTAETMFDDPAAMEFIVRETPMARPGEADELDGALLFLASGASSFVTGVTLAVDGGWTAR, translated from the coding sequence ATGGAAACGGATGTGGTGGTCGATCCGGAGGTTCGGCCGCCCGAGGTGCTCTTCGATCTGTCCGGACGGGTGGCGGTGGTCACCGGGGCCTCCTCGGGCCTGGGCCGCCGGTTTGCCCGGGTGCTGCACGCCGCCGGTGCCCACGTGGTGCTGGCCGCCCGGCGACAGGACCGGTTGGTGAAGCTCGCCGCCGAACTCAACGACCTGCCCGGCCGGGCCCGGGTGGTCGTGCAGGCCTGCGACGTCACCGACGAGGTGGCCACCCAGGCGCTGGTCGATCGGACCGTTGCCGAATTCGGCTCGGTGGACGTGCTCGTCAACAACGCCGGCCTCGGCGAGGCGGTCCGGGCGATCGACGAGACCAACGACCACGTGCGCGCCACCCTCGAGGTGAACCTGGTGGGCCTGTTCACCCTGTCACGCCAGGCCGCAGCGGTGATGCTGGAGGCCGGTTCGGGCAGCATCGTCAACATCGCTTCGATGCTGGGGCTGGTCGCCTCGGCCCCGGTGCAACAGGCCGCGTACTGCGCAGCGAAGGGCGGCGTGGTCAACCTGACCCGCCAGCTCGGCGCAGAGTGGGGCCGCAAGGGCGTGCGGGTGAACGCGATCGCCCCGGGCTGGTTCCATTCCGAGATGACCGCCGAAACGATGTTCGACGATCCGGCGGCGATGGAGTTCATCGTGCGGGAAACCCCGATGGCACGGCCGGGTGAAGCAGACGAGCTCGATGGAGCGCTGTTGTTCCTGGCCTCGGGCGCATCGAGCTTTGTCACCGGGGTAACTCTGGCGGTCGACGGAGGCTGGACCGCGAGGTAA
- a CDS encoding DUF2510 domain-containing protein, with the protein MADASWYPDPQNPAQLRYFDGLQWTSHVSASAPPIQPVAQHTTNVTMMQVGSAGPQKSVGLAVFLAFMFGPFGTLYGSVVGGVVLLASSVLIGWLLIPIPFIWIGSIIWGALGASQYNSRFGGAAMSVTSQSPGVMAPAPIVPTAIPAPPQALAPPLQQTQAYGQTAAYQPAATPGSSPWAPHSGGEDVVEAEVLAVESAPDQAPTEGGWWAG; encoded by the coding sequence ATGGCAGATGCTTCTTGGTACCCGGACCCGCAGAATCCCGCTCAATTGCGGTACTTCGATGGTCTGCAGTGGACCTCACACGTGAGCGCCAGCGCTCCCCCGATCCAACCGGTTGCCCAGCACACCACCAACGTCACGATGATGCAGGTGGGCAGCGCCGGCCCCCAGAAATCGGTGGGTCTCGCCGTTTTTCTCGCCTTCATGTTCGGGCCGTTCGGAACGCTTTACGGGTCGGTCGTCGGCGGCGTGGTGCTGTTAGCTTCGTCGGTTCTGATCGGCTGGTTGCTCATCCCGATCCCCTTCATTTGGATCGGCTCGATCATCTGGGGCGCCCTCGGCGCATCGCAATACAACAGCCGTTTCGGTGGTGCAGCCATGTCGGTAACCTCGCAGTCTCCGGGCGTGATGGCACCCGCACCGATCGTGCCCACGGCGATCCCCGCGCCGCCGCAGGCGTTGGCGCCGCCGCTGCAGCAGACCCAAGCGTACGGCCAGACGGCGGCGTACCAGCCCGCTGCCACTCCGGGTAGCTCACCCTGGGCTCCGCACTCGGGCGGTGAGGACGTCGTCGAAGCGGAGGTTCTCGCCGTCGAGAGCGCTCCCGATCAGGCCCCGACCGAGGGCGGATGGTGGGCGGGCTGA
- the lysA gene encoding diaminopimelate decarboxylase, whose translation MVGTTSGSTPAGGQTDRVQSNPSPTDRSRPVPPQLLPRTAEADGDGTLLIGGCNVLDLAEEFGTPLFVYDEAHLRERCREAMAAFDGRVAYASKAFLCRAMARLVHEEGMTIDVATGGEYHVARAAGVPAASLVMHGNNKSEAELDLAMRDGVGRIVVDSFDELDRIEALVAGGAPSPAVLIRINPGIEVHTLDEVATGVPDSKFGFPLAAGDAAGALARAAASPAMELMGIHVHIGSQVFSAENFADALAMLGPIVGEWDLPEFVVGGGLGVPYVTGEEAPTITQWANGIHRACDEAGIRATVSAEPGRSIAAAAAITLYRVGTIKEIAGVRTYVAVDGGMSDNPRPVLYGSGYETFLPRAVAAERPRTVTLVGKHCESGDKLVVDGAVPADLAVGDVIATPVTGAYGHSMGSNYNKVLRPPVVFVADGLARLVVRRETMDDLLATDVG comes from the coding sequence ATGGTCGGAACGACTTCGGGGTCGACGCCGGCCGGCGGGCAAACTGACCGGGTGCAATCGAACCCGTCGCCGACCGACCGCTCCCGCCCGGTGCCACCCCAGCTGCTTCCACGGACCGCCGAGGCCGACGGGGACGGGACGCTGCTGATCGGTGGGTGCAACGTTCTCGACCTGGCCGAGGAGTTCGGCACCCCGCTGTTCGTCTACGACGAGGCCCACCTGCGGGAGCGCTGCCGCGAGGCGATGGCGGCGTTCGACGGCCGGGTGGCCTATGCCTCCAAGGCGTTTCTGTGTCGGGCGATGGCCCGGCTGGTGCACGAGGAGGGCATGACGATCGACGTCGCCACCGGCGGGGAGTACCACGTCGCCCGGGCCGCCGGGGTACCGGCCGCGTCGCTGGTGATGCACGGCAACAACAAGTCCGAGGCGGAGCTGGACCTGGCGATGCGCGACGGGGTGGGTCGCATCGTCGTCGACAGCTTCGACGAACTGGACCGGATCGAGGCGCTGGTCGCAGGGGGCGCCCCGTCCCCTGCGGTGCTGATCCGGATCAACCCCGGGATCGAGGTGCACACGCTGGATGAGGTGGCCACCGGGGTGCCCGACTCCAAGTTCGGTTTCCCGCTCGCCGCCGGCGATGCGGCGGGCGCGCTGGCCCGGGCCGCCGCCAGCCCGGCGATGGAGCTGATGGGCATCCACGTGCACATCGGATCGCAGGTGTTCTCGGCGGAGAACTTCGCCGATGCGCTGGCGATGCTCGGCCCGATCGTCGGTGAATGGGACCTGCCCGAGTTCGTCGTCGGCGGCGGGTTGGGCGTGCCGTACGTGACCGGGGAGGAGGCGCCGACGATCACCCAGTGGGCCAACGGCATCCACCGGGCGTGCGACGAGGCGGGCATCCGGGCCACGGTGTCGGCCGAGCCCGGCCGGTCGATCGCCGCAGCCGCAGCGATCACCCTGTACCGGGTGGGGACGATCAAGGAGATCGCCGGCGTGCGCACCTATGTGGCCGTCGACGGGGGGATGTCGGATAACCCCAGGCCGGTGCTGTACGGGTCGGGCTACGAGACCTTCCTGCCCCGGGCGGTGGCGGCGGAGCGGCCTCGCACGGTCACCCTGGTGGGCAAGCACTGCGAGTCGGGGGACAAGCTGGTCGTCGACGGTGCGGTACCCGCCGACCTGGCGGTGGGCGACGTGATCGCCACCCCGGTCACCGGCGCCTACGGGCATTCGATGGGCTCCAACTACAACAAAGTGCTGCGCCCTCCGGTCGTCTTCGTCGCCGACGGCCTGGCGCGCCTGGTCGTGCGCCGGGAAACGATGGACGACCTGTTGGCCACCGACGTGGGCTAA
- a CDS encoding homoserine dehydrogenase, which translates to MAVGVLGAGNVGAALIGLIAEHGDAIEARTGIRLRVGRVAVRSMSRERGVALDPEIVTTDAAGVVSDDDVDLVVELIGGIEPARELIATALAAGKPVVTANKELLANVGSELADAAEAAGVDLLYEAAVAGGIPFIRPLRESLVGEPISRIMGIVNGTTNYILSQMDTEGVSYADALASAQSLGYAERDPTADVEGFDAAAKAAIIASIAFGARVVAGDVAHEGISDVSAADISFARRLGYTIKLLAICERFDDGSIAARVHPAMVSADHPLSGVRDSYNAVFVEGDVVGNLMFYGRGAGGGPTASAVLGDVIDAAANLARGTHASVGHLAKAQLRSVDDLSSPYYVNVEVRDRPGVLAEVASVFGSHGVSIRSMEQEGLGDDARIVFITHDATERDVQACLSDLRRLDTVARVASVLRVVAE; encoded by the coding sequence ATCGCCGTGGGCGTTCTGGGCGCCGGCAACGTCGGGGCGGCGTTGATCGGGCTGATCGCCGAGCACGGCGACGCGATCGAGGCCCGCACCGGCATCCGGCTGCGGGTGGGCCGCGTGGCGGTCCGATCGATGTCGAGGGAGCGCGGCGTGGCCCTCGACCCTGAGATCGTCACCACCGACGCCGCCGGGGTTGTGAGCGACGATGACGTCGACTTGGTCGTCGAGCTGATCGGGGGCATCGAGCCGGCTCGGGAACTGATCGCGACGGCGCTCGCGGCCGGCAAGCCGGTGGTCACCGCCAACAAGGAACTGTTGGCCAACGTGGGCAGCGAGCTGGCCGACGCCGCCGAGGCGGCGGGTGTGGACCTGCTCTATGAGGCGGCGGTCGCCGGTGGCATCCCGTTCATCCGGCCGTTGCGCGAGTCGCTGGTCGGCGAGCCGATCAGCCGCATCATGGGCATCGTCAACGGCACGACCAACTACATCCTCTCGCAGATGGATACCGAGGGCGTGAGCTACGCCGACGCGCTGGCCAGCGCCCAGAGCCTGGGCTACGCCGAGCGCGACCCGACCGCCGACGTCGAAGGCTTTGACGCCGCCGCCAAGGCGGCGATCATCGCCTCGATTGCCTTCGGCGCCCGGGTGGTGGCGGGCGACGTCGCTCACGAGGGCATCTCCGATGTTTCCGCCGCCGACATCAGCTTCGCCCGGCGCCTCGGCTACACGATCAAGCTGTTGGCGATCTGTGAGCGGTTCGACGACGGGTCGATCGCCGCCCGGGTGCATCCGGCGATGGTGAGCGCCGACCACCCGCTGTCCGGCGTGCGCGACAGCTACAACGCGGTGTTCGTCGAGGGCGACGTGGTGGGCAACCTGATGTTCTACGGCCGGGGCGCCGGCGGTGGACCGACGGCGTCCGCCGTGCTCGGCGACGTGATCGACGCTGCGGCCAACCTGGCCCGGGGCACCCACGCCTCGGTGGGGCACCTGGCCAAGGCGCAGCTGCGAAGCGTCGACGATCTGTCCAGCCCGTATTACGTCAACGTCGAGGTGCGAGACCGTCCCGGCGTGCTGGCCGAGGTGGCCTCGGTGTTCGGCTCGCACGGCGTGTCGATCCGCTCGATGGAACAGGAGGGCCTCGGCGACGACGCCCGCATCGTCTTCATCACCCACGATGCCACCGAACGCGACGTGCAGGCCTGCCTGAGCGATCTGCGGCGCCTGGACACGGTCGCCCGAGTGGCCTCGGTACTGCGCGTGGTGGCCGAGTGA
- a CDS encoding threonine synthase yields MRYVSTRGGAEPQGFFDVLLGGLAPDGGLYLPERWPQLPPLDRLRGRPYAEVAAEVMWPFVAGEFERAEFDALVADTYAVFDHPDVCPVRNLGDGLYLTELFWGPTLAFKDVALQLVGRLFDVALRRRGERLTVLGATSGDTGSAAMEGCRHSDAVEVFILFPDGRVSEVQRRQMTTLADPSLHAVAVEGDFDDCQRLVKAAFADEAFRTEVNLGAVNSINWARVMAQIVYYVTSHLAVSPDGAPVSFAVPTGNFGNVFAGWAAQAMGLPVGRLIVASNRNDILVRFLDQGAMVAADVVATSSPSMDIGVSSNFERLLFEATSRDGGACAATMAAFAADGEYRVLPEVHGTITDYFDGVRVSEDEVDEEMAAWHRRGLLVDPHSAIGLRAAEARRVPGVPIVALATAHPAKFPDAVEAATGVRPELPEALADLLERPEHAYAVAADLADVQNLMRAHADDGR; encoded by the coding sequence ATGAGGTACGTCTCGACCCGGGGCGGCGCCGAACCCCAGGGTTTCTTTGACGTGTTATTGGGCGGCCTGGCCCCCGACGGCGGGCTGTACCTGCCCGAGCGCTGGCCGCAGCTGCCTCCCCTCGACCGGCTGCGCGGTCGCCCGTATGCGGAGGTGGCGGCCGAGGTGATGTGGCCGTTCGTCGCCGGGGAGTTCGAGCGGGCCGAGTTCGACGCTCTCGTCGCCGACACGTACGCGGTGTTCGACCATCCCGACGTGTGCCCGGTGCGCAACCTGGGCGACGGGCTGTACCTGACCGAGCTGTTCTGGGGCCCGACCCTGGCATTCAAGGACGTGGCGCTCCAGCTGGTCGGCCGGCTCTTCGACGTGGCCCTGCGGCGTCGCGGCGAGCGGCTGACCGTGCTCGGTGCCACCTCGGGGGACACCGGATCGGCGGCGATGGAGGGCTGTCGCCACTCCGACGCGGTGGAGGTGTTCATCCTCTTCCCCGACGGGCGCGTGTCGGAGGTGCAGCGCCGCCAGATGACCACGCTGGCCGACCCCAGCCTGCATGCGGTGGCGGTCGAAGGCGATTTCGACGACTGCCAGCGCCTGGTCAAGGCCGCCTTCGCCGACGAGGCGTTTCGCACCGAGGTGAACCTGGGTGCGGTCAACTCGATCAACTGGGCGCGGGTGATGGCCCAGATCGTCTACTACGTCACCTCACATCTGGCGGTGTCTCCCGACGGCGCTCCGGTGAGCTTTGCGGTGCCGACCGGCAACTTCGGCAACGTGTTCGCCGGGTGGGCGGCCCAGGCGATGGGCCTGCCGGTCGGACGACTGATCGTCGCCTCCAACCGCAACGACATCCTGGTGCGCTTCCTCGACCAGGGGGCGATGGTGGCGGCCGACGTGGTTGCAACCTCCAGCCCGTCGATGGACATCGGCGTGTCGTCCAACTTCGAGCGCCTGCTCTTTGAGGCGACCAGCCGCGACGGTGGGGCGTGTGCTGCGACGATGGCGGCCTTCGCCGCCGACGGCGAATACCGCGTGCTCCCCGAGGTGCACGGGACCATTACCGACTACTTCGATGGCGTGCGGGTGAGCGAGGACGAGGTGGACGAGGAAATGGCGGCCTGGCATCGACGCGGGCTGCTGGTCGACCCGCACAGCGCCATCGGCCTGCGTGCGGCCGAGGCCCGCAGGGTCCCCGGCGTGCCGATCGTCGCGCTGGCCACCGCCCATCCGGCCAAGTTTCCCGATGCGGTCGAGGCGGCCACCGGGGTGCGCCCCGAGTTGCCCGAGGCGCTTGCCGACCTGCTGGAGCGTCCCGAGCACGCGTACGCGGTGGCGGCCGATCTGGCCGACGTGCAGAACCTGATGCGTGCGCACGCCGACGATGGGCGATGA
- the apgM gene encoding 2,3-bisphosphoglycerate-independent phosphoglycerate mutase, with the protein MKYVVCVPDGCSDHPVPELGGLTPLEAAHTPTLDRLAARGTVGQAAVIPEGMAPGSDVGNMSLLGYDPRQFHTGRAPIEAAALGMVLPEGQIAFRANLVVLNDDATEMVDFAGGHPDSEIAAAAMAALDERLGGPVPDTDGHLGFTPGVQYRHIMVAPDDWLDAECIPPHDLSGKALQWPTGPGADELRRIMDTSAEVLAEFPELAATHVWLWGQGTQPALDDFAGRWGVSAGMVTAVDLVRGLGVLSGMEVVEVEGATGWYDTDYEAKRDAALAGLEAGKDLFVIHVEATDEAGHAGDVAAKVEALENWDRRILTDLVERLDALGPWRMLLLPDHPTPVALKTHTTEPVPYLLVDSAQDGAGGTYSEPGVADEPVLAGHRLMAELLQREPQPVDPAGASATASVAP; encoded by the coding sequence ATGAAGTACGTGGTGTGTGTTCCCGACGGCTGTAGCGATCACCCGGTGCCCGAACTGGGCGGTCTGACCCCGCTCGAGGCTGCGCACACCCCTACCCTCGACCGCCTCGCCGCCCGGGGCACGGTGGGGCAGGCGGCGGTGATCCCCGAGGGCATGGCGCCGGGCAGCGACGTCGGCAACATGTCGCTGTTGGGCTACGACCCGCGCCAGTTTCACACCGGACGCGCGCCGATCGAGGCCGCTGCGCTGGGCATGGTGCTGCCCGAGGGACAGATCGCGTTCCGCGCCAACCTGGTCGTGTTGAACGACGACGCCACCGAGATGGTCGACTTCGCCGGCGGTCACCCAGACTCCGAGATCGCGGCGGCGGCGATGGCCGCCCTCGACGAGCGCCTCGGCGGGCCGGTGCCCGACACCGATGGCCACCTCGGCTTCACGCCCGGCGTGCAGTACCGCCACATCATGGTCGCCCCCGACGACTGGTTGGACGCCGAGTGCATCCCGCCCCACGACCTGTCCGGTAAGGCGCTGCAGTGGCCGACCGGTCCGGGAGCCGACGAGCTTCGACGAATCATGGACACCTCGGCCGAGGTGCTGGCCGAGTTTCCCGAACTGGCTGCGACCCATGTGTGGCTGTGGGGTCAGGGCACCCAGCCCGCCCTCGACGACTTCGCCGGCCGGTGGGGGGTCTCGGCGGGCATGGTGACCGCCGTCGACCTCGTGCGCGGCCTGGGTGTGCTGTCGGGCATGGAGGTCGTCGAGGTCGAGGGGGCCACCGGCTGGTACGACACCGACTACGAGGCGAAGCGCGATGCGGCACTGGCAGGGCTCGAGGCCGGCAAGGACCTGTTCGTCATCCATGTCGAGGCGACCGACGAGGCCGGGCACGCCGGCGATGTCGCCGCCAAGGTCGAGGCGCTCGAGAACTGGGACCGTCGGATCCTCACCGACCTGGTCGAGCGTCTCGACGCTCTCGGGCCGTGGCGCATGTTGCTGTTGCCCGACCATCCGACGCCGGTGGCGCTGAAGACCCACACGACCGAGCCGGTGCCGTACCTGCTGGTCGACTCGGCCCAGGACGGCGCCGGGGGTACCTACAGCGAGCCCGGCGTGGCCGACGAGCCCGTGCTCGCCGGCCATCGACTGATGGCCGAGCTGCTGCAGCGCGAGCCGCAGCCCGTCGATCCGGCCGGGGCCTCGGCGACCGCTTCGGTGGCGCCGTGA